The Xanthomonas rydalmerensis genomic interval GCGGCGCGTTGTTCCGTGCGGAGCATGCCGAGCTCCGCCACGTGGCACGTGCCGCCAGCGACAACCGGCACGCCGAGGCTGGCCCGCCAATCGCCGCGCTACCGACGCGGCCCGGCGCGCGCACGCTCGGCATCCAACCGCGCCGCACGTACACTGCATGCTCTGCGCGCTGTCCGCGCCCACCCGACGACGCCTCGCGGCGTCCTGCCAGCCGCCTCACGCCCATGGATGCCCCGACGATCCTGGTCGCCGACGACCACCCGCTGTTCCGCGCCGCCGTGCTGCACGCGCTGCGCCAGGCCTTGCCGCGTGCCCTGGTGGTGGAGGCGGCCAGCGCCGCAACCCTGGACGCCGCACTGGCCGCGCAGGCCGATGCCGACCTGATCCTGCTGGACCTGGCCATGCCCGGTGCCCGCGGATTCTCGGCCCTGCTGCACGTGCGCGGCGAGCGCCCGGACGTGCCGGTGGTGGTGATCTCCTCTAACGACCACCCGCGGGTGATCCGCCGCGCGCAGCAGTTCGGCGCGGCCGGGTTCATTCCCAAGTCCTCGCCGGCCGAGACCATCGGCATCGCGGTGGCGGCGGTGCTCGATGGCGGCACCTGGTTTCCGCCGCTGACCGCGGCGCGTTCGGAGGCTGACGCGCAGCTGGCCGCGCGCCTGGCGCAACTGACCCCGCAGCAGTTCCGCGTGCTGCTGTGCCTGGCCGACGGCCTGCTCAACAAGCAGATCGCCTATGAGCTGGGCCTGGCCGAGAACACCGTCAAGGTCCACGTGACCGCGATCCTGAAGAAGCTCGAATGCCACAGCCGCACCCAGGCGGCGGTCCTGGTGAAGGCGCTGGAGCCGGAAGGCGAAGCCTGAACCGGGGCGCCGGCGGGGGGCGTTTTCCGCGGCGCCCGGATACGCGATGCTATGCGCCGATGCCCGCGCCCCCTGCGGGCGGAGACCACCGGACCATGCCCACCACGACCATCCGCAACGAGCAGACCGCCTACTATCCGTTCCTGCAGGAGATGCTGGACGACGACTACTTTCCCCCGTCGCTGGTCGGCAAGGGGCAGAAGATCCTGCTGCGGTTGTGCGAGGCGATCGAGGCGCAGGCACCGGCGGACCTGCCGGCGCTATACCGGCTGACCCATGCCGCCACCGAGGAGTTCAACAAGCTGGCGCTGGAGTTCGAGGCCCACGACAGCGAGATCGAGACCGCTGCAAGCGCGAACATCGGCGTGGATTTCCTGCACATCGCCAGGGCCTATGGCTTTGCCGACGCCGACGTCGAAGAACTGATCGCTCCGCGCGAGTGGTGAAATCGGCTTTTCCTTCTCCCTTCGGGAGAAGGTGCCCCGCAGGGGCGGATGAGGGTGCGGCGGCCAGTGCTGCCTCATTGCAAGGGCAGTGATGAGCTTGGTTCGCCAGCTGCGCATGAGGTCTTGCGTGGCGCTGCGCGCCCCGTACCCTCACCCCAACCCCTCTCCCGAGGGGAGAGGGGCTTGCGCGCTTCCCTTCTCCCCTCGGGAGAAGGTGCCCCGCAGGGGCGGATGAGGGTACGGCGCCCAGCGCTGCCGCATTGCAAGGGCAGTGAAGGGGTTGGTTGCCAATTTGCGCATGAGGTCTTGCGTGGCGCTGCGCGCCCCGTACCCTCACCCCAACCCCTCTCCCGGTGGGAGAGGGGCTCCGGTTGTTCCCTTCTCCCGCCGGGAGAAGGTGCCCCGCAGGGGCGGATGAGGGTACGGCGGCTAGCGCTGCCTCATTGCAAGGGCAGTGATGAGCTTGGTTCGCCAGCTGCGCATGAGGTCTTGCGTGGCGCTGCGCGCCCCGGATCCTCACCCCAACCCCTCTCACGGTGGGAGAGGGGCTAGCGCGCTTCCCTTCTCCCCTCGGGAGAAGGTGCCCCGCAGGGGCGGATGAGGGTACGGCGGCCAGTGCTCCCTCATTGAAAGGGCAGTGGTGAGCTTGGTTCGCCAACTTTGCACGAGATCTTGCGTGGCGCTGCGCCCCGGACCCTCACCCCAACCCCTCTCCTGGTGTGAGAGGGGCTCAACCTCAACCCCGCCGCAGCAGCATCTGCGTCATCAGCGCGCGCAGGGCCGGGGGCCGTACCGGTTTGGCCAGGAAGCCCCAGTCGCGTTCCTGCGCCAGGCTGCGCAGCGCCGGATCGGGTTCGGCGGTGATCAGGATCACCCGCGGCTCGGCCTGCCAGCGTGCGCACAGCTGCGCGAACAGGGTCGGGCCGTCGCTGTCGCCCATGCGCACGTCCAGCAGCACCAGTTCCGGTGCCTGCGCCGGCTGCGCGGCGGCCAGCGCCTGTTCCGGGCCGGCGGCCAGTTCCACCTGGCAGGCCCAGCGCGTCAGCAGGGTGCGGCTGGCCTCGCAGACCCGCGGGTCGTCGTCGATGCACCACACCCGGCAGCCGTGCAGGATCGGGTCGTCGCCGTTGTCGCTGGCCATCGCCGCCGGTGCCTGGCGTTGCGCGGCGGCGGCATCGCCCAGC includes:
- a CDS encoding DUF5713 family protein, which translates into the protein MPTTTIRNEQTAYYPFLQEMLDDDYFPPSLVGKGQKILLRLCEAIEAQAPADLPALYRLTHAATEEFNKLALEFEAHDSEIETAASANIGVDFLHIARAYGFADADVEELIAPREW
- a CDS encoding LuxR C-terminal-related transcriptional regulator, which translates into the protein MDAPTILVADDHPLFRAAVLHALRQALPRALVVEAASAATLDAALAAQADADLILLDLAMPGARGFSALLHVRGERPDVPVVVISSNDHPRVIRRAQQFGAAGFIPKSSPAETIGIAVAAVLDGGTWFPPLTAARSEADAQLAARLAQLTPQQFRVLLCLADGLLNKQIAYELGLAENTVKVHVTAILKKLECHSRTQAAVLVKALEPEGEA